One genomic window of Moorella glycerini includes the following:
- a CDS encoding GGDEF domain-containing protein — METHLQLFGHGKGSIGVAFILDLTERKKMEEKLRQQGEFLRSLLATLPVGIFIIDPASHRIEKVNLEAAAMIGAAPEEIEGRSCREFFIQSAESCPITASNEEVDRSERLLRRKDGLEILVLKTVKRVRTDSGEKLVETFIDISERKYLEEELYRLSITDPLTGAYNRRYFLEMLAREIERTRRTGLPFALIMFDLDHFKSINDRFGHAAGDRVLKSLVAAFKERLRKTDCLARWGGEEFVILLPDTTAEGAAGLAEELRRRLSQMEIPGVGQVTASFGVTGYYTGDTVDTITQRVDSMLYRAKENGRNCVCAYQ; from the coding sequence GTGGAGACACACCTGCAGCTCTTCGGCCATGGGAAAGGCAGCATAGGCGTGGCCTTCATATTGGATTTGACAGAACGTAAGAAAATGGAAGAGAAACTGAGGCAGCAGGGAGAGTTTCTGCGGTCGCTCCTGGCCACCCTGCCCGTCGGGATCTTTATCATCGACCCCGCATCCCACCGCATCGAGAAGGTAAACCTGGAAGCGGCCGCCATGATTGGAGCCGCACCCGAAGAGATCGAAGGCAGATCCTGCCGGGAATTTTTCATACAATCCGCAGAAAGCTGTCCCATTACTGCCTCGAATGAAGAGGTTGACCGCTCCGAAAGGCTTTTACGCCGGAAGGACGGGCTGGAGATCCTCGTGCTCAAGACGGTCAAGCGCGTGCGGACGGACAGTGGGGAGAAACTGGTGGAAACCTTTATAGACATCTCCGAACGCAAATACCTGGAGGAAGAGCTTTACCGCCTCTCCATCACCGACCCCCTGACCGGCGCTTACAACCGCCGCTATTTTTTAGAAATGCTGGCAAGAGAAATTGAGCGTACGCGGCGGACGGGACTTCCCTTTGCCCTAATCATGTTTGACTTGGACCACTTCAAGAGTATAAACGACCGTTTCGGACACGCCGCTGGCGATCGAGTTCTTAAGAGCTTGGTGGCCGCATTTAAGGAGAGGCTGCGCAAGACAGATTGCCTTGCCCGCTGGGGCGGGGAAGAATTCGTGATCCTTTTGCCCGACACGACCGCGGAAGGGGCCGCCGGTCTGGCAGAAGAACTCCGCCGCCGGCTGAGCCAGATGGAGATTCCGGGTGTGGGGCAAGTGACGGCCAGCTTCGGGGTGACCGGATATTATACTGGAGACACCGTAGACACCATCACCCAGAGAGTAGACAGTATGCTGTACAGGGCCAAGGAAAATGGGCGGAACTGTGTATGCGCCTACCAGTAA
- a CDS encoding response regulator, producing the protein MDRVPEKKILIVEDSRLQAQIAADILSRHGYMTEIALTAKETLQKASGPGCPDLILMDIDLGEGMDGTALARRIQQVKDVPVVFLTAISTQEALEQVRSVTRYGYVLKGAPEHVLLSTVEMALKLHEALSLAQMYRRIVEDSLTEVYIFHPDTLKFLAVNRGASENLGYAEEELLDMNILQLMPEFDRESFRALLAPLQQGQKKKRSYLTPSTAGKTAPSTRWRHTCSSSAMGKAA; encoded by the coding sequence ATGGACAGGGTTCCGGAGAAGAAAATACTCATAGTAGAGGACAGCAGGCTTCAGGCCCAGATAGCGGCGGATATCCTCAGCAGGCACGGATATATGACTGAAATTGCCCTCACCGCAAAAGAAACTCTGCAAAAGGCATCCGGTCCGGGGTGTCCCGACCTCATTTTGATGGATATTGACCTGGGAGAAGGGATGGACGGAACGGCGCTCGCCAGACGCATTCAGCAGGTTAAAGACGTCCCCGTGGTATTTCTCACCGCCATCTCCACCCAGGAGGCTCTAGAGCAAGTCCGGTCGGTCACGCGCTACGGGTATGTTCTGAAGGGCGCCCCGGAACACGTGCTGTTGTCCACCGTAGAGATGGCCCTGAAGCTCCATGAAGCCCTCTCCCTGGCGCAAATGTACCGCAGGATAGTCGAAGACTCCTTGACGGAGGTCTATATCTTTCATCCCGATACGTTGAAGTTCCTGGCGGTCAACCGGGGGGCCAGCGAGAACCTTGGCTACGCCGAAGAAGAACTTTTGGACATGAACATCCTGCAGCTAATGCCGGAGTTTGACCGGGAGAGCTTCAGAGCCCTTCTGGCTCCTTTACAGCAGGGCCAAAAAAAGAAAAGATCATATTTGACGCCAAGCACCGCCGGAAAGACGGCTCCCTCTACCCGGTGGAGACACACCTGCAGCTCTTCGGCCATGGGAAAGGCAGCATAG
- a CDS encoding AAA-associated domain-containing protein, translating to MDAGPLPQVGIGMVIGLLEMLEDVRGREDIFKLAGSLSMELDDIGPVIEAAKVLGFIETTNGDITLTGLGTRLLNADINERKDIIASRLQQLPVFKEVLQLINSRRSRQVRRDQVISSFARRMSDEDAELLFKTVVDWGRFAGIIGYDTKGEVLYLDKGE from the coding sequence GTGGACGCTGGGCCTTTACCCCAGGTAGGTATAGGGATGGTCATTGGCCTGCTCGAAATGCTGGAGGATGTCCGGGGGAGGGAAGATATCTTTAAACTGGCCGGCAGTCTTTCGATGGAACTGGATGATATCGGACCGGTCATAGAGGCAGCTAAGGTGTTGGGCTTTATTGAAACTACCAATGGCGATATTACCCTGACCGGTCTGGGCACCCGGCTGCTCAATGCTGACATCAACGAGCGGAAAGATATAATTGCCAGCCGATTACAGCAGTTACCGGTTTTTAAAGAGGTCTTGCAGCTAATTAATTCGAGGCGTAGCCGGCAGGTGCGGCGGGATCAGGTTATCAGCAGCTTTGCCCGCCGGATGTCTGATGAAGATGCCGAACTCCTGTTTAAAACCGTCGTCGACTGGGGCCGCTTTGCCGGGATTATCGGCTATGATACCAAAGGAGAAGTTTTATACCTGGATAAGGGAGAATAA
- a CDS encoding DUF6431 domain-containing protein translates to MQLVYNFGISLEDYAARGKKNEFPVIESCPICMARQALKRHGFYWRNAGSDSEKWLQLPICRFWCRSCRHTFSLLPSFLLPYYQYSLKFILDCLIYFFSKARLLIYYQLLQFYRRRWAKNMNCIQAFFREQGYQEIIPPEFKQRAIKLLEMIAAFPNAETFSQRFHNHFRRNFMAN, encoded by the coding sequence ATGCAACTGGTATACAATTTCGGTATTTCCCTGGAGGATTATGCTGCCCGGGGTAAGAAAAATGAGTTTCCCGTCATAGAGTCTTGCCCTATCTGTATGGCCCGGCAGGCTCTAAAGCGGCATGGTTTTTACTGGCGTAATGCCGGTAGTGACTCGGAAAAGTGGCTACAGCTGCCCATCTGCCGCTTTTGGTGCCGCTCCTGCCGGCACACCTTCTCTCTTTTGCCTTCCTTTCTCCTGCCGTATTACCAGTATTCCCTTAAGTTCATTCTGGACTGTCTCATATATTTCTTCTCCAAGGCCCGCCTCCTTATTTACTACCAGCTGCTCCAGTTCTACCGCCGCCGTTGGGCGAAGAACATGAATTGCATCCAGGCCTTCTTCCGGGAGCAGGGTTACCAGGAAATAATCCCGCCGGAATTTAAACAAAGGGCCATAAAATTGCTGGAAATGATTGCCGCGTTCCCCAACGCCGAAACCTTTTCCCAAAGGTTCCATAATCATTTCCGGCGCAATTTTATGGCTAATTAA
- a CDS encoding response regulator, whose protein sequence is MLALPEKSILLVEDSNLTRFSSRRTLEEKGYLVDEAASGQEALVKARGKGEPYDLVILDIHLPGMDGLGVLENLKRLPEYRYVPVMVVTVESNVAVVRRAIELGAVEYLCKPYSLEELVRRVEKLIGPGARGEAAPTGLLHKVLRNEINRASRGGLNVALVLARSERLGKGKIGECARQARRRLREIDTVIELSKSTLAIVLPHTGKEGAQVVTTKLEGFLSFSTLN, encoded by the coding sequence TTGTTAGCCTTGCCGGAAAAAAGCATCCTGCTAGTGGAAGACTCGAACCTAACCAGGTTTTCCTCCAGGAGAACACTGGAGGAGAAGGGCTACCTGGTGGACGAAGCCGCGAGCGGCCAGGAGGCGCTGGTTAAGGCCAGGGGAAAAGGAGAACCGTACGACCTGGTGATCCTCGACATCCACCTCCCGGGAATGGACGGCCTGGGAGTGCTGGAGAACCTCAAGCGCCTGCCGGAATACCGGTACGTCCCGGTGATGGTGGTAACGGTCGAGAGCAACGTCGCCGTGGTTAGGCGGGCTATAGAGCTGGGGGCGGTCGAATACCTCTGCAAGCCCTACTCGTTAGAGGAGCTGGTGCGCCGCGTAGAGAAACTGATAGGTCCTGGCGCCCGGGGAGAAGCTGCCCCCACAGGACTGCTCCATAAAGTACTTAGAAATGAAATCAACCGGGCGAGCAGGGGCGGGCTAAATGTAGCCCTGGTTCTGGCCAGGTCGGAAAGGTTGGGCAAGGGAAAGATAGGGGAATGCGCCAGGCAGGCGCGGCGGCGCTTGCGCGAAATAGACACCGTCATCGAGCTTAGCAAGAGTACGCTGGCGATAGTCCTCCCACATACGGGGAAAGAAGGCGCACAGGTGGTAACGACGAAACTGGAGGGCTTCCTGTCATTTAGCACATTAAATTAA
- a CDS encoding citrate/2-methylcitrate synthase, which translates to MEDKSYLERLAALAEKNNYIEPTLYEKYNVKRGLRNSDGTGVLVGLTEIGEVHGYILDEGERIPDEGRLLYRGIDIWDIVKNFQAEGRFGFEEVSYLLLFGELPNRQELDNFSNLLAENRFLPEGFVEDMILKAPSNDIMNKLARSVLASYSYDKNPDDLSIKNVVRQSIELIARFPIMVAYGYQAKAHFYENQSLYIHLPQKDLSIAENFLYMIRPDNHYTRLEAELLDLSLVLHAEHGGGNNSTFTVHVVSSTGTDIYSVIAAAVGSLKGPKHGGANIKVMEMMDDIKNNVKDWADEEEVKYYLTKILNKEAFDKKGLIYGLGHAVYTLSDPRAVLLKAKAAELAKEKNMEDEFGLYLTIEKVGPELFASKKGNEKIIAPNVDFYSGFVYKMLNIPVELYTPIFAIARISGWCAHLLEELVSGGRIIRPAYKNVIGKRKYVPLEQR; encoded by the coding sequence ATAGAAGACAAGAGCTACCTGGAACGACTTGCTGCACTGGCTGAAAAAAATAATTACATCGAGCCCACTTTATATGAAAAATACAATGTAAAACGGGGCTTGCGCAACAGCGATGGCACCGGCGTGCTGGTAGGGCTTACGGAGATCGGGGAAGTTCACGGTTACATTCTAGATGAAGGCGAAAGGATTCCCGATGAAGGGCGGTTGCTCTACCGGGGAATTGATATCTGGGATATTGTTAAGAATTTCCAGGCGGAAGGACGCTTTGGTTTTGAGGAAGTTTCTTATCTCCTTCTCTTTGGGGAACTGCCTAACCGCCAGGAACTGGATAACTTTAGCAATCTCCTTGCAGAAAATCGCTTCCTTCCTGAGGGATTTGTTGAAGACATGATTTTAAAAGCTCCCAGTAATGATATTATGAATAAATTAGCGAGGAGCGTTTTAGCATCTTATTCCTACGATAAAAACCCGGATGATTTAAGTATCAAAAACGTCGTCAGGCAGAGTATTGAGCTGATTGCCCGCTTCCCCATCATGGTAGCTTATGGTTACCAGGCTAAAGCCCATTTTTATGAAAACCAAAGTCTATATATTCATCTGCCGCAGAAGGACCTGAGTATAGCAGAAAATTTCCTGTACATGATTAGACCTGATAACCATTATACCCGCCTGGAAGCTGAATTGCTGGACCTTTCACTGGTACTCCATGCCGAGCACGGCGGGGGGAACAACTCAACTTTTACCGTCCATGTGGTTTCTTCCACGGGAACTGATATATATTCGGTTATTGCGGCAGCGGTGGGTTCGTTAAAGGGTCCCAAGCATGGCGGCGCCAATATTAAAGTTATGGAAATGATGGATGATATAAAGAACAATGTAAAAGACTGGGCCGATGAAGAAGAAGTTAAATATTACCTGACTAAAATTCTCAACAAGGAAGCCTTTGACAAAAAAGGATTAATATATGGCCTTGGCCATGCCGTTTACACCCTGTCCGATCCACGGGCCGTATTATTAAAAGCCAAAGCTGCTGAACTGGCTAAAGAGAAAAACATGGAAGATGAATTCGGCCTCTACCTGACCATAGAAAAAGTTGGACCCGAATTATTTGCCTCAAAAAAAGGAAATGAAAAGATTATCGCTCCCAATGTGGACTTCTATTCGGGTTTTGTGTACAAGATGTTAAATATTCCCGTGGAACTTTATACACCAATTTTTGCCATAGCCAGAATCTCCGGCTGGTGTGCCCACCTGCTGGAAGAGCTGGTAAGCGGGGGCAGGATTATTAGACCGGCCTACAAGAATGTGATAGGTAAAAGAAAGTATGTTCCCCTGGAGCAGAGGTAA
- a CDS encoding ExeA family protein, whose product MYQAFYGLKGAPFGKELKPQDAFLSCSLKETRARLEYLSRVRGMGVLVGEPGAGKTFALRVFCANLNPALFKVIYLPLATGTVMDFYRGLARGLGEEPSFRKIDLFHQIQQAVQVFFRDKKITPVFILDEMHLANPKFLLDLALLFNFAMDAFNPFILVLAGLPFLLSRLELNQTQSLAQRLVVRFQVEPLNREEVGAYLEHHLSLVGATRPLFEPPAVEAIASRSRGWPRLVNNLALTSLLWGAQLKAQLISADVVRQAATEIGL is encoded by the coding sequence ATGTACCAGGCTTTTTATGGCTTAAAAGGGGCTCCTTTTGGCAAGGAGCTAAAACCCCAGGATGCCTTCCTTTCCTGCAGTTTAAAAGAAACGAGGGCCCGGCTGGAGTATTTATCCCGCGTCCGGGGCATGGGGGTCCTGGTGGGAGAACCGGGAGCCGGTAAGACCTTTGCCTTGCGGGTCTTTTGTGCTAATTTAAACCCGGCCCTCTTTAAGGTTATTTATTTGCCCCTGGCCACAGGGACGGTCATGGATTTTTACCGCGGTTTGGCCCGGGGCCTGGGGGAAGAACCGTCTTTCCGCAAGATTGACCTTTTTCACCAGATCCAGCAGGCGGTCCAGGTGTTCTTCCGGGATAAAAAGATTACGCCCGTCTTCATCCTGGATGAGATGCACCTGGCTAACCCCAAATTCCTGCTGGACCTGGCCCTGCTCTTTAATTTCGCCATGGACGCCTTTAATCCTTTTATCCTGGTCCTGGCCGGCTTGCCTTTTTTGTTGAGCCGCTTGGAGTTGAACCAGACCCAGTCTCTGGCCCAACGCCTGGTGGTTCGCTTCCAGGTGGAACCTTTAAACCGTGAGGAGGTGGGCGCCTACCTGGAGCACCATTTATCCCTGGTGGGGGCTACCAGGCCTTTATTTGAGCCGCCTGCCGTCGAGGCCATCGCTTCTCGCTCCCGCGGCTGGCCGCGCCTGGTGAACAACCTGGCCCTGACTTCCCTCCTCTGGGGCGCCCAGCTTAAAGCCCAGCTGATTAGTGCTGATGTGGTACGCCAGGCAGCTACCGAAATTGGCCTTTAA
- a CDS encoding helix-turn-helix domain-containing protein, translating to MDEKDRENIALFRFSLIAPLLQGQVASRKAYLESITARPHEVPYYGLCDYSPQTIASWLRDYRREGFEGLKPKRRSDRGRPRALSPELQEQLLALRQEERSCPASVFYEQLVAKGVILPDAVSYATIYRFLKSRGLLGREMRREPERKRFAYDTVNTLWQGDVAAGPYLRVGNKKVATFLFAFIDDCSRLVTFAQFFTSEKFESLKVVFKEAILRRGIPQMVYVDNGKIYRSEQLQLACAALGIALINTKPYDPQSKGKIERFFLTVRQRFLPLVKDEHLKSLDNLNRSFWQWLEEDYHRQVHSALGMSPLDKFMSQFSQVKMVSDPAVLEPLFFKREERRVHHDATISINKRLFEVPPQFIGNRVEVRFDPEKLERVLIFVAGKEVAVAQPVALSVNARAKRESKLSFASLQGGGQN from the coding sequence ATGGACGAGAAGGACCGGGAAAATATCGCTCTTTTTCGCTTTAGCTTGATTGCGCCGTTGTTGCAGGGTCAGGTAGCCAGCAGGAAGGCCTACCTGGAGAGTATTACGGCCAGACCCCATGAAGTACCGTATTATGGCCTCTGCGACTATAGCCCCCAGACCATTGCCAGCTGGCTCAGGGATTACCGCCGCGAGGGGTTTGAGGGGTTAAAACCGAAAAGGCGTTCTGACCGGGGAAGGCCGCGGGCCTTATCCCCGGAGTTACAGGAGCAACTCCTGGCCCTGCGCCAGGAGGAGCGTTCCTGTCCGGCTTCTGTCTTTTATGAACAACTGGTGGCTAAAGGTGTTATTTTACCGGACGCCGTTTCTTACGCTACCATTTACCGTTTCCTGAAATCCAGGGGGCTTTTAGGCCGGGAGATGCGGCGGGAGCCGGAACGGAAACGCTTTGCCTATGATACGGTGAATACCCTCTGGCAGGGGGATGTGGCGGCCGGGCCTTACCTTCGCGTTGGCAACAAAAAGGTGGCTACTTTCCTCTTTGCTTTTATCGATGATTGTTCCCGCCTGGTGACTTTTGCCCAGTTTTTTACTTCCGAGAAGTTTGAGTCTTTGAAGGTGGTCTTCAAGGAGGCTATCTTACGCCGGGGCATTCCGCAGATGGTCTACGTGGATAATGGTAAAATCTATCGTTCGGAGCAGCTGCAGCTGGCCTGCGCGGCCCTGGGGATAGCCTTGATCAATACTAAACCCTATGACCCGCAGAGCAAGGGTAAGATCGAAAGGTTCTTCTTGACCGTCAGGCAGCGTTTCTTGCCCCTGGTTAAAGATGAACACCTTAAATCTCTGGATAACTTGAACCGCTCTTTCTGGCAGTGGCTGGAGGAAGATTATCACCGCCAGGTCCACAGTGCTTTGGGTATGAGCCCCCTGGATAAGTTTATGTCCCAGTTCAGCCAGGTTAAGATGGTGAGCGACCCGGCTGTTCTGGAGCCGCTTTTTTTCAAGCGGGAGGAACGGCGGGTACATCATGATGCTACTATCTCCATTAACAAGCGCCTTTTTGAGGTGCCGCCTCAATTTATCGGCAACCGGGTGGAGGTGCGCTTTGACCCGGAAAAACTGGAGCGGGTCTTGATTTTTGTGGCCGGTAAAGAGGTGGCGGTGGCACAGCCGGTGGCGCTCAGTGTTAACGCCCGGGCAAAGCGGGAGAGCAAACTTTCTTTTGCCAGCTTACAGGGAGGGGGCCAAAACTAG